In Sphingomonas sp. PAMC26645, one DNA window encodes the following:
- a CDS encoding VOC family protein has product MIGYATLGTNDIDAALAFYDALFATVGGKRLMQMPDARQLTFYGAGPDKPMLVIGKPYDGAAATAGNGTMVALAADSREQVDQVYAKAIELGAADEGAAGTRGPEEMGFYGAYFRDPDGNKLCVFKIG; this is encoded by the coding sequence ATGATCGGTTACGCAACGCTCGGCACCAACGATATCGACGCCGCACTGGCGTTCTACGATGCGCTGTTCGCAACGGTCGGCGGCAAGCGCCTCATGCAGATGCCCGACGCACGCCAACTCACCTTCTACGGCGCAGGCCCCGACAAGCCGATGCTCGTGATCGGCAAGCCCTATGACGGCGCGGCCGCGACCGCGGGCAACGGTACGATGGTCGCGCTGGCGGCAGATTCGCGCGAGCAAGTCGATCAGGTCTACGCCAAGGCGATCGAACTGGGTGCAGCGGACGAAGGCGCTGCCGGCACCCGCGGGCCCGAGGAGATGGGCTTCTACGGCGCATATTTCCGCGATCCCGACGGCAACAAGCTCTGCGTGTTCAAGATAGGGTGA
- a CDS encoding ferredoxin--NADP reductase, with translation MTAPTVEATRAPALIPETPAFLNAKVLWVRHWNEHLFSFAIERPSTFRFRSGEFVMIGLPQEGGKPIMRAYSIASPHYSEELEFLSIKVEDGPLTSKLQLIQPGDEVYLGKKPTGTLVLDALLPGKRLFMFSTGTGLAPFLSLMRDPDVYAAYEQVIVVHSVRRVSDLAYHDEMVGLLAEDPLIADEAQTQFHYIPTVTREPFRTTRRIGALIEDASLFGHPVRGEQKLNPETDRAMLCGSTEMIKEFAVMLEANGFEEGANSKPGTFVIERAFVG, from the coding sequence ATGACCGCCCCGACCGTCGAAGCAACCCGCGCGCCCGCGCTGATCCCCGAGACCCCCGCGTTCCTCAACGCCAAGGTGCTGTGGGTGCGCCACTGGAACGAACATCTGTTCAGCTTCGCGATCGAGCGGCCATCGACCTTCCGTTTCCGCTCGGGCGAGTTCGTGATGATCGGCCTGCCGCAGGAAGGGGGCAAGCCGATCATGCGCGCCTATTCGATCGCGTCCCCGCATTATTCGGAAGAGCTCGAGTTCCTGTCGATCAAGGTCGAGGACGGCCCGCTGACCTCGAAGCTCCAGCTGATCCAGCCCGGCGACGAAGTGTATCTCGGCAAGAAGCCGACCGGTACGCTGGTGCTCGACGCGCTGCTGCCGGGGAAGCGGTTGTTCATGTTCTCGACCGGCACCGGCCTTGCGCCGTTCCTTAGCCTGATGCGTGATCCCGACGTGTATGCGGCCTATGAGCAGGTGATCGTCGTGCACAGCGTGCGCCGCGTGAGCGATCTTGCGTATCACGACGAGATGGTCGGCCTGCTGGCGGAGGACCCGCTGATCGCCGACGAAGCGCAGACGCAGTTCCACTATATTCCGACCGTGACGCGCGAGCCGTTCCGCACCACGCGGCGGATCGGTGCGCTGATCGAGGATGCGTCGCTGTTCGGCCACCCGGTCCGCGGCGAGCAGAAGCTGAACCCCGAGACCGACCGCGCGATGCTGTGCGGCTCGACCGAGATGATCAAGGAATTCGCGGTAATGCTCGAGGCTAACGGCTTCGAGGAGGGCGCGAATTCGAAGCCGGGTACGTTCGTGATCGAGCGCGCCTTCGTCGGCTGA
- the uvrB gene encoding excinuclease ABC subunit UvrB, translating to MAIQIRTSLAEPETGESFVPHRPTARPDKVEGGKRFNLVSEYEPAGDQPTAIAELVSAIGDGEKDQVLLGVTGSGKTFTMASVINRVQRPALILAPNKILAAQLYGEMKSFFPDNAVEYFVSYYDYYQPEAYVARSDTYIEKESSTNESIDRMRHSATRALLERDDVIIVASVSCLYGIGSVETYSAMIFDLKKGTTVDQREIVRKLVALQYKRNDAAFQRGNFRVKGDTLEIFPSHYEDSAWRISFFGDDIEEIIEFDPLTGKKVASLNSVRVYANSHYVTPGPTLKQAGEAIKHELAERLKELVLEGKLLEAQRLEQRTNFDLEMIAATGSCAGIENYSRFLTGRMPGEPPPTLFEYLPDNALLFVDESHVTIGQINGMSRGDHRRKLTLAEYGFRLPSAIDNRPLRFNEWDAMRPPTTYVSATPGSWEMEQTGGVFAEQVIRPTGLIDPPVEIKPVEEQVQDLIVEVGKTTALGYRTLVTTLTKRMAEDLTEYMHEAGIKVRYMHSDVETLERIELIRDLRLGVYDVLIGINLLREGLDIPECGLVAILDADKEGFLRSETSLIQTIGRAARNVDGRVILYADRVTGSMERAVNETSRRREKQVAYNTEHGITPTTIRRNIGDIIAHVASQDQVTIPIDEDRPHMVGHNLRAYIEDLEKQMRKAASDLEFETAGRLRDEIRQLENEELGLPVDQQKAPVMGRSNEGKPGTRKTRYGKSQKMRMGGSRSR from the coding sequence ATGGCCATTCAGATCCGCACCAGTCTCGCCGAGCCCGAAACCGGCGAGAGCTTCGTCCCGCACCGCCCGACCGCGCGTCCCGACAAGGTCGAGGGTGGAAAGCGGTTCAACCTCGTCAGCGAATACGAACCCGCAGGCGACCAGCCTACCGCGATCGCCGAGCTCGTCTCCGCCATCGGCGACGGCGAGAAGGACCAGGTGCTGCTCGGCGTTACCGGCTCGGGCAAAACCTTCACGATGGCCAGCGTCATCAACCGCGTCCAGCGTCCCGCGCTGATCCTTGCGCCGAACAAGATCCTGGCCGCGCAGTTATATGGTGAGATGAAGTCGTTCTTCCCCGACAACGCGGTCGAATATTTCGTCAGCTATTACGATTATTACCAACCCGAGGCGTATGTCGCGCGCTCCGACACGTACATCGAGAAGGAATCGTCGACCAACGAGTCGATCGACCGGATGCGGCATTCCGCGACCCGCGCGCTGCTCGAACGCGACGACGTCATCATCGTCGCGTCGGTGTCGTGCCTGTACGGCATCGGCTCGGTCGAGACCTATTCGGCGATGATCTTCGATCTCAAGAAGGGCACGACGGTCGACCAGCGCGAGATCGTGCGCAAGCTCGTTGCGCTCCAGTACAAGCGCAACGACGCGGCGTTCCAGCGTGGTAATTTCCGCGTGAAGGGCGACACGCTGGAGATCTTCCCGTCGCATTACGAGGACAGCGCGTGGCGCATCTCGTTCTTCGGCGACGATATCGAGGAGATCATCGAGTTCGATCCGCTGACCGGCAAGAAGGTCGCGTCGCTGAACTCGGTGCGCGTCTACGCGAACTCGCATTACGTGACGCCTGGACCGACGCTCAAGCAGGCGGGCGAGGCGATCAAGCACGAGCTCGCCGAGCGGCTCAAGGAGCTGGTGCTAGAGGGCAAGCTGTTGGAGGCGCAGCGGCTCGAGCAGCGCACCAACTTCGACCTGGAGATGATCGCCGCCACCGGCTCCTGCGCGGGGATCGAGAATTACTCGCGCTTCCTCACCGGTCGCATGCCGGGCGAGCCGCCACCCACGTTGTTCGAATATCTCCCCGACAACGCGCTGCTGTTCGTCGACGAGAGCCACGTCACGATTGGCCAGATCAATGGCATGTCGCGCGGCGATCACCGTCGCAAGCTGACTCTTGCGGAGTATGGCTTCCGCCTGCCGAGCGCGATCGACAACCGCCCGCTGCGCTTCAACGAATGGGACGCGATGCGCCCGCCGACGACCTACGTCTCGGCGACCCCCGGCAGCTGGGAAATGGAGCAGACCGGCGGCGTGTTCGCCGAACAGGTCATCCGCCCGACCGGGCTGATCGATCCGCCCGTCGAGATCAAGCCGGTCGAGGAACAGGTCCAGGACCTGATCGTCGAGGTCGGCAAGACGACGGCGCTAGGGTATCGCACGCTCGTCACCACGCTGACCAAGCGGATGGCGGAGGACCTGACCGAGTATATGCACGAGGCGGGGATCAAGGTCCGCTACATGCATAGCGACGTCGAGACGCTGGAGCGCATCGAACTGATCCGCGACCTGCGGCTGGGCGTGTACGACGTGCTGATCGGCATCAACCTGCTGCGCGAGGGATTGGACATCCCCGAATGCGGGCTGGTCGCGATCCTCGATGCGGACAAGGAGGGCTTCCTGCGCTCCGAAACGTCGCTGATCCAGACGATCGGCCGCGCGGCGCGCAACGTCGACGGCCGCGTGATCCTGTACGCCGACCGCGTCACCGGATCGATGGAGCGCGCGGTGAACGAGACCTCGCGGCGCCGCGAGAAGCAGGTCGCGTACAACACCGAACACGGCATCACCCCGACGACGATCCGCCGCAACATCGGCGACATCATCGCACACGTCGCGAGCCAGGATCAGGTGACGATCCCGATCGACGAGGACCGCCCGCACATGGTCGGCCACAACCTGCGCGCGTATATCGAGGACCTCGAGAAGCAGATGCGAAAGGCCGCGAGCGATCTCGAGTTCGAAACCGCCGGGCGTCTGCGCGACGAGATTCGTCAGCTGGAGAACGAGGAACTAGGCCTGCCGGTCGACCAGCAGAAGGCGCCGGTCATGGGGCGTTCGAACGAGGGCAAGCCTGGGACACGCAAAACGCGCTACGGCAAGAGTCAGAAAATGCGGATGGGCGGTTCGCGGTCGCGGTGA
- a CDS encoding PRC-barrel domain-containing protein: protein MSDTAAQTPTQLLVQSNISGTMKVESRDGDNVGSVHAFMVHKGTGRVTHAVLSLGGFFGMGKSFYPLPFALLQFDAVRDLYVVTIDKRVLEGGPSWANNAPVFDQAYADRVASYYGSSSEDLIVG, encoded by the coding sequence ATGTCCGATACCGCCGCCCAGACGCCCACCCAGTTGCTCGTCCAGTCGAATATCTCCGGCACGATGAAGGTCGAGAGCCGTGACGGCGACAATGTCGGCTCGGTCCACGCGTTCATGGTCCACAAGGGCACCGGCCGCGTCACCCACGCCGTGCTCAGCCTCGGCGGCTTTTTCGGCATGGGCAAGAGCTTCTATCCGCTGCCGTTCGCGCTCCTCCAGTTCGACGCCGTCCGCGACCTCTACGTCGTCACGATCGACAAGCGCGTCCTCGAAGGCGGCCCAAGCTGGGCAAACAACGCACCGGTCTTCGACCAGGCTTATGCCGACCGTGTGGCAAGCTATTACGGGTCGAGCAGCGAAGACCTCATCGTCGGCTAA
- a CDS encoding DUF2501 domain-containing protein — MPKTAIALVAAFAFATTASAQTTAPQSAPTQGGLGSLGGLGGLLGGALPNIGSIGAGNAAGLLGYCLKNNLLGQGGALGALTGGRNAASRAGSAKAPATGAQSILQRLTGRQGVQTSPGYAAGQEGEVQAPNGQAFSLDDLGGQVKTRMCSIVLNRAKSFL, encoded by the coding sequence ATGCCTAAGACCGCAATCGCCCTCGTCGCAGCCTTCGCTTTCGCGACCACGGCCTCGGCCCAGACCACCGCGCCACAATCGGCGCCGACGCAGGGTGGCTTGGGCAGCCTCGGGGGACTCGGCGGTCTGCTAGGTGGCGCGTTGCCGAACATCGGATCGATCGGCGCGGGCAATGCTGCCGGGTTGCTCGGCTATTGCCTGAAGAACAATCTGCTCGGGCAAGGCGGTGCACTTGGCGCCTTAACCGGCGGGCGGAATGCAGCGTCACGAGCGGGCAGCGCGAAGGCCCCGGCTACTGGCGCGCAGTCGATCCTCCAGCGTCTGACCGGGCGACAGGGTGTGCAGACTTCGCCGGGCTATGCCGCGGGACAGGAAGGCGAAGTGCAGGCGCCGAACGGCCAGGCGTTTTCACTCGACGACCTCGGCGGGCAGGTGAAGACGCGGATGTGCAGCATCGTCCTCAATCGGGCGAAGTCGTTCCTGTAG
- a CDS encoding fumarate hydratase has product MTVITEADLIESVADALQFISYYHPMDYIRALGVAYEAEQSPAAKDAIAQILTNSRMCAEGHRPICQDTGIVTIFVKWGQDCRLDSTRSLQEVIDEGVRKAYLNPENKLRASILADPAFTRRNTKDNTPSVMHVEMVPGNTVSIDVAAKGGGSENKSKFKMMNPSDSIVDWVLEMIPQMGAGWCPPGMLGIGIGGTAEKSMILAKQSLMGSIDMAQLKARGPKNDIEALRIEIYDKVNALGIGAQGLGGLSTILDVKIFDWPTHAASKPVAMIPNCAATRHAHFVLDGSGPVYLEAPKLEEWPDVNWTPDKAAIRVDLDTLTPDVVQTWKHGDRLLLNGKMLTGRDAAHKRIKDMLDAGEPLPVDFKGRVIYYVGPVDPVGAEVVGPAGPTTATRMDKFTRMMLDQGLLAMVGKAERGGDATKAIAEAKSAYLMAVGGAAYLVARAIKGSKVVGFADLGMEAIYEFEVSDFPVTVAVDSAGENVHQLAPLVWREKIAREGLLTPA; this is encoded by the coding sequence ATGACCGTCATCACCGAAGCCGACCTGATCGAAAGCGTCGCCGACGCGCTCCAGTTCATCAGCTACTACCACCCGATGGATTACATCCGCGCCTTGGGCGTCGCGTACGAGGCCGAGCAATCGCCCGCCGCCAAGGATGCGATCGCGCAGATCCTGACCAACAGCCGGATGTGCGCCGAGGGCCACCGCCCGATCTGCCAGGACACCGGGATCGTCACGATCTTCGTCAAATGGGGCCAGGATTGCCGCCTCGACTCGACCCGCTCGCTCCAGGAAGTGATCGATGAGGGCGTGCGGAAAGCCTATCTCAACCCCGAGAACAAGCTGCGTGCGTCGATCCTCGCCGACCCCGCCTTCACCCGCCGCAACACCAAGGACAACACGCCGAGCGTGATGCATGTCGAGATGGTGCCCGGCAACACCGTCTCGATCGACGTCGCGGCGAAGGGCGGCGGCAGCGAGAACAAGTCGAAGTTCAAGATGATGAACCCGAGCGACTCGATCGTCGACTGGGTGCTCGAGATGATCCCGCAGATGGGCGCCGGCTGGTGCCCGCCCGGCATGCTCGGCATCGGCATCGGCGGCACCGCCGAGAAGTCGATGATCCTCGCCAAGCAGTCGCTGATGGGCTCGATCGACATGGCGCAGCTGAAGGCGCGGGGCCCCAAGAACGACATCGAGGCACTGCGGATCGAGATCTACGACAAGGTCAACGCGCTCGGCATCGGCGCGCAGGGACTTGGCGGACTTTCGACTATTCTCGACGTGAAGATCTTCGACTGGCCGACGCACGCCGCGTCGAAGCCGGTGGCGATGATCCCGAACTGCGCCGCCACGCGCCACGCGCATTTCGTGCTCGACGGCTCGGGTCCGGTGTATCTAGAGGCGCCAAAGCTGGAGGAATGGCCCGACGTCAACTGGACGCCCGACAAGGCCGCGATCCGCGTCGATCTCGACACGCTGACGCCCGACGTCGTGCAGACGTGGAAGCATGGCGACCGCCTGCTGCTCAACGGCAAGATGCTGACCGGGCGCGATGCGGCGCACAAGCGGATCAAGGACATGCTCGATGCGGGCGAGCCGCTACCGGTCGATTTCAAGGGTCGCGTGATCTATTATGTCGGCCCGGTCGATCCGGTCGGCGCGGAAGTCGTCGGACCTGCGGGCCCCACCACGGCGACGCGGATGGACAAGTTCACGCGGATGATGCTCGACCAGGGCCTTTTGGCGATGGTCGGCAAGGCGGAGCGCGGCGGCGATGCGACCAAGGCGATCGCGGAAGCCAAGTCGGCGTATCTGATGGCGGTCGGCGGCGCGGCGTATCTGGTCGCGCGCGCGATCAAGGGATCGAAGGTCGTCGGCTTCGCGGATCTCGGCATGGAAGCGATCTACGAGTTCGAGGTCAGCGACTTCCCGGTGACCGTTGCGGTCGATTCCGCGGGCGAGAACGTCCACCAGCTCGCACCGTTGGTCTGGCGTGAGAAGATCGCGCGTGAGGGGTTGCTGACGCCGGCATGA
- a CDS encoding NAD-dependent deacylase, translated as MRDIQNIVILTGAGVSAESGVPTFRSKGGITYWDVYESDLAPKSYRIEDVCTPDALAADPALVHRFYDLRRAALVTVEPNAAHHALARLDAAWEGELLIVTQNVDDLHERAGATRMLHMHGELLSALCAVCGAREPWTEALPEGSVCDACGAAALRPDIVFFGEMPYQMERIEPALAKADLFVSIGTSGAVYPAAGFVQTAAYHGARTLELNLDPSMGSVFFEQTRIGAAGVLVPAWVGELMS; from the coding sequence ATGCGCGATATCCAGAACATTGTAATCCTGACCGGCGCGGGCGTTTCCGCCGAGTCCGGCGTCCCGACATTTCGCTCTAAAGGCGGCATAACCTATTGGGATGTTTACGAAAGCGATCTGGCTCCAAAAAGCTATAGGATCGAGGATGTCTGCACGCCCGATGCGCTCGCGGCGGATCCGGCGTTGGTGCACCGGTTCTACGATCTGCGGCGCGCGGCTCTGGTGACGGTCGAGCCTAACGCCGCGCACCACGCGCTGGCGCGGCTGGATGCGGCTTGGGAGGGCGAGTTGCTGATCGTTACGCAGAATGTCGACGATTTGCACGAGCGGGCGGGGGCGACGCGGATGCTGCATATGCATGGCGAGTTGTTGTCGGCGCTGTGTGCCGTTTGCGGCGCGCGTGAGCCTTGGACGGAGGCGTTGCCGGAGGGGTCGGTGTGCGACGCATGCGGGGCGGCGGCGTTGCGGCCGGACATCGTGTTCTTTGGCGAGATGCCGTACCAGATGGAGCGGATCGAGCCGGCGTTGGCGAAGGCCGATCTGTTCGTGTCGATCGGGACTTCGGGCGCGGTGTATCCGGCGGCGGGGTTCGTGCAGACCGCGGCGTATCATGGGGCGCGGACGCTGGAGCTGAACCTTGATCCGTCGATGGGGAGCGTGTTTTTCGAGCAGACGCGGATCGGTGCGGCGGGGGTGCTGGTGCCGGCTTGGGTGGGCGAGCTTATGTCCTAA
- the era gene encoding GTPase Era, whose amino-acid sequence MTEPTTPEISIPKHCGLVAIVGAPNAGKSTLVNALVGQKVAIVSPKAQTTRAKLMGVAIEGDTQVLLVDTPGIFEPKRRFDRAMVAAAWGGAEGSDIIALVVDAKGGIGGKVTTIVESLVGRTEPIWLILNKVDLADKTKLLIHAEKLNALLPFAETFFISAGTGDGLAHFKTQLAKAMPEGPWHYPEDQVSDSTERALASEVTREQLYLQLHAELPYASTIETEQYIERQDGSLEIHQQILVERPTQRAIVLGKGGVRIKEIGARSRIELASITGKPVHLYLHVKVKPGWDEDREVYRDMGLDWVD is encoded by the coding sequence GTGACCGAACCTACCACGCCTGAAATCTCCATCCCCAAGCATTGCGGCCTCGTCGCCATCGTCGGCGCGCCGAACGCGGGCAAGTCGACGCTCGTCAACGCGCTCGTCGGTCAGAAGGTCGCCATCGTCAGCCCCAAGGCGCAGACGACGCGCGCAAAGCTGATGGGCGTCGCGATCGAGGGCGACACGCAGGTCTTGCTCGTCGACACCCCCGGCATCTTCGAGCCCAAGCGCCGCTTCGATCGCGCGATGGTCGCCGCCGCCTGGGGTGGCGCGGAAGGCTCCGACATCATCGCGCTGGTGGTCGACGCGAAGGGCGGCATCGGCGGCAAGGTGACGACGATCGTCGAGTCGCTGGTCGGCCGCACCGAGCCGATCTGGCTGATCCTCAACAAGGTCGACCTCGCCGATAAGACCAAGCTGCTGATCCACGCCGAGAAACTCAACGCGCTGCTCCCGTTCGCCGAGACGTTCTTCATCAGCGCCGGCACCGGCGACGGCCTCGCCCACTTCAAGACGCAGCTCGCCAAGGCGATGCCCGAAGGTCCGTGGCACTACCCCGAGGACCAGGTATCCGACTCGACCGAGCGCGCGCTGGCGTCCGAAGTCACGCGCGAGCAGCTCTATCTCCAGCTCCACGCCGAGCTGCCGTATGCGAGCACGATCGAGACCGAGCAGTATATCGAACGCCAGGACGGGTCGCTGGAGATCCACCAGCAGATCCTCGTCGAACGCCCGACGCAGCGCGCGATCGTACTCGGCAAGGGCGGCGTCCGCATCAAGGAAATCGGCGCCCGCTCCCGCATCGAACTCGCCTCGATCACCGGCAAGCCCGTCCACCTGTACCTGCACGTAAAGGTAAAACCCGGCTGGGACGAAGACCGCGAAGTCTACCGCGACATGGGCCTCGACTGGGTCGACTGA
- the rnc gene encoding ribonuclease III yields MSDLAGWLKTLFGRAPTNLAPYERALTHGSQAAANYERLEFLGDRVLGLIIAEWLYELFATDPEGSLSKRLNALVTGPVCADVARELGVRAHLKLGKQARDDGASDSDNVLGDVMEALIGAWYQEAGLDAARKFVRGAWGDRVQAGAKAPQHPKSALQEWAAAHNRKPPEYTIVERTGPGHAPKFTMLVSVGKLAEATATGSSKQEAETAAAKALLEKLG; encoded by the coding sequence TTGAGCGACCTCGCCGGCTGGCTGAAGACGCTCTTCGGCCGCGCACCGACCAACCTCGCCCCCTATGAGCGCGCGCTCACGCACGGCAGCCAGGCCGCGGCGAACTACGAGCGTCTCGAGTTCCTCGGCGACCGCGTGCTCGGCCTGATCATCGCCGAGTGGCTCTACGAACTCTTCGCGACCGACCCCGAAGGCTCGCTGTCGAAGCGCCTCAACGCACTCGTCACCGGCCCGGTCTGCGCCGACGTCGCACGAGAACTCGGCGTCCGCGCGCACCTGAAGCTCGGCAAGCAGGCCCGCGACGACGGCGCGAGCGACAGCGACAACGTGCTTGGCGACGTAATGGAGGCGCTGATCGGCGCTTGGTACCAGGAAGCCGGCCTAGACGCCGCGCGCAAATTCGTCCGCGGCGCATGGGGCGATCGCGTCCAGGCCGGCGCCAAAGCCCCGCAACACCCCAAGTCCGCCCTCCAGGAATGGGCCGCTGCCCACAACCGCAAGCCCCCCGAATACACCATCGTCGAACGCACCGGCCCCGGCCACGCACCCAAGTTCACGATGCTGGTGTCAGTCGGCAAGCTCGCCGAAGCGACCGCAACCGGCTCCAGCAAACAGGAAGCCGAAACCGCGGCAGCCAAGGCGTTGCTGGAGAAGCTCGGCTAA
- the lepB gene encoding signal peptidase I, with amino-acid sequence MANDVKTKPVRSETSETFRFLLKLAVVVLILRSFIFAPFSIPSESMLPRLLIGDYLFVSKWNYGYSRWSLPAGIPLIPGRIFGSTPTRGDVVVFRAPEVLDHDVIKRVIGLSGETIQMRQGTVYLNGKAIPKLRIADFTIPLTENFNAEKCGAPYVDVVANVQICRYPRFRETLPGGRSYEVLDQAELPDRDDTGLYTIPAGHIFVMGDNRDDSGDSRFPAPQGMGYVPLENVEGKAVVNFFSTDGNAEWLKPWTWVSAARWSRIGEGF; translated from the coding sequence ATGGCAAATGACGTGAAGACTAAACCCGTACGCTCGGAAACCAGCGAAACCTTCCGCTTTCTCCTGAAGCTCGCGGTGGTCGTGCTGATCCTGCGCAGCTTCATCTTCGCGCCGTTCAGCATTCCGTCCGAATCGATGCTGCCCCGGTTGCTGATCGGCGACTATCTCTTCGTCTCGAAGTGGAACTACGGCTATTCGCGCTGGTCGCTCCCCGCGGGCATCCCGCTGATCCCCGGCCGCATCTTCGGCAGCACGCCGACACGCGGCGACGTCGTCGTCTTCCGCGCACCCGAAGTGCTCGACCACGACGTCATCAAGCGCGTCATCGGCCTGTCCGGCGAGACCATCCAGATGCGTCAGGGGACCGTCTACCTCAACGGCAAGGCGATCCCGAAACTCCGCATCGCCGACTTCACGATCCCGCTGACCGAGAACTTCAACGCCGAGAAATGCGGCGCGCCCTACGTCGACGTCGTCGCCAACGTCCAGATCTGCCGCTACCCCCGCTTCCGAGAAACGCTCCCTGGAGGCCGCAGCTACGAAGTGCTCGACCAGGCCGAACTCCCCGACCGCGACGACACCGGGCTCTACACGATCCCCGCCGGCCACATCTTCGTGATGGGCGACAACCGCGACGACAGCGGCGACAGCCGCTTCCCCGCACCGCAGGGCATGGGCTACGTCCCGCTCGAGAACGTCGAGGGCAAGGCGGTTGTCAACTTCTTCTCGACCGACGGTAACGCCGAATGGCTGAAGCCCTGGACCTGGGTCAGTGCCGCGCGCTGGAGCCGTATCGGGGAAGGCTTTTGA
- the pgi gene encoding glucose-6-phosphate isomerase has product MTADWSKIEALPATKLTDLFAADSERLSKLSLDVAGIHFDWSKTHLTTDMVTAFEEMAKAQDLSGKRQALFSGEVVNVTEGRAVEHTAERGEGKPESVAIAQASHQRMRTLIDAIEAEALGPVRHILHVGIGGSALGPQLLVDALGRDDKRYDVAIVANVDGVALEDVFAKFDPAATLLVVASKTFTTTETLMNAESVLQWMTEHNVEDPYGRVIALTASPEKAMEWGVDETRILPFAESVGGRYSLWSTIGFPAAIALGWDRFEELLEGAAEMDRHFRLSALHENAPALAAFADLYYTQIRHAETRAPFAYDERLRLLPSYLQQLEMESNGKSVTVDGQPLGRPSAAITWGGVGTEAQHAVFQLLHQGTHLVPVEFIAVIEPGDTLPEEHHRALLLNAFAQGAALMAGKQVEDPARSYSGDRPSSTLLLDDLDARTLGALIAFYEHRVFVNGVLLGINSFDQFGVELGKEMAKAAEKGGQTFDPSTDDLIKRAFG; this is encoded by the coding sequence ATGACCGCCGACTGGTCCAAGATCGAAGCCCTGCCTGCCACCAAGCTGACCGACCTGTTCGCGGCGGACTCGGAGCGCCTCTCGAAGCTGAGCCTCGACGTCGCGGGGATCCACTTCGACTGGTCGAAGACGCATCTGACGACCGACATGGTCACCGCGTTCGAGGAAATGGCGAAGGCGCAGGACCTGTCGGGCAAGCGCCAGGCACTGTTCTCGGGCGAGGTCGTCAACGTCACCGAGGGCCGCGCGGTCGAGCACACCGCCGAGCGCGGCGAGGGCAAGCCCGAGAGCGTCGCGATCGCGCAGGCCAGCCACCAGCGGATGCGGACGCTGATCGATGCGATCGAGGCGGAAGCGCTCGGCCCGGTGCGGCATATCCTGCATGTCGGGATCGGTGGGTCGGCGCTGGGCCCGCAGTTGCTGGTCGATGCGCTGGGGCGTGACGACAAGCGCTACGACGTCGCGATCGTCGCCAACGTCGACGGCGTCGCGCTGGAAGACGTGTTCGCGAAGTTCGATCCAGCGGCGACTCTGCTCGTGGTCGCCTCGAAGACGTTCACCACGACCGAGACGCTGATGAACGCCGAGTCGGTGCTGCAGTGGATGACCGAGCATAATGTCGAGGATCCGTATGGCCGCGTGATCGCGCTGACCGCGTCGCCGGAGAAAGCGATGGAATGGGGTGTCGACGAGACGCGCATCCTGCCGTTCGCGGAGAGCGTCGGTGGGCGGTATTCGCTGTGGTCGACGATCGGTTTTCCGGCGGCGATCGCGCTCGGTTGGGATCGGTTCGAGGAACTGCTCGAGGGTGCGGCCGAGATGGATCGGCATTTCCGGCTCTCGGCTCTACATGAGAACGCGCCGGCGCTCGCGGCGTTTGCGGACCTGTATTACACGCAGATCCGCCATGCCGAGACGCGCGCGCCGTTCGCGTATGACGAGCGGTTGCGGTTGCTGCCGAGCTATCTCCAGCAGCTGGAGATGGAGTCGAACGGCAAGTCTGTGACGGTCGACGGCCAGCCGCTCGGGCGTCCGTCGGCGGCGATCACCTGGGGTGGCGTGGGCACCGAGGCGCAGCATGCGGTGTTCCAGCTGCTTCACCAGGGCACGCATCTCGTGCCGGTCGAGTTCATCGCGGTGATCGAGCCGGGCGATACGTTGCCCGAGGAGCATCACCGGGCGCTGTTGCTGAATGCATTTGCGCAGGGTGCGGCGTTGATGGCGGGCAAGCAGGTCGAGGATCCGGCGCGGAGCTATTCGGGCGATCGGCCGTCTTCGACGTTGCTGCTTGATGATCTGGATGCGCGGACGTTGGGGGCGCTGATCGCGTTTTACGAGCACCGGGTGTTCGTGAACGGGGTGCTGCTGGGGATCAATTCGTTCGACCAGTTCGGGGTCGAGCTGGGGAAGGAAATGGCGAAGGCTGCGGAGAAGGGCGGCCAGACGTTCGATCCTTCGACGGACGATCTGATCAAGCGCGCGTTTGGGTGA